From the Nitrospinota bacterium genome, the window GACGCCTATGCACCCATAACAGGTATTTCAAAAGCCTTGAGGAGTTGATTGTCGTTATCGGAAAACAGTTGGATAAATGGCTGAGGCCAAACGGACAGCTTAAAAGACTATGCGCAATTATTTAAGACGCTGTGTATAGAAGGCTCTACGACAACTGCAGGACAAGCGGCTTTAGGTTCGGCCAAGTGAACATCATTTACGATATACCCACCTCCACATACGAAGAGGCACTGTCGGTTTATAAATTTTGCCATGAAAACCGGGATGTCGCGCCGCACATACAGACATTTCAATTCCAGCTTAGCGCCACTTCGCAAATGGCGCGCGAACCGGAACGGTACGGGATAAAAGTACTTGCCGAGTCGGGTGCAAGGAATAGCGGACTGCTTGCCTCCGTGCTGCCGTTTGAGGAAGCGGGCGGCATGAGCCGGGAGGAAAAAGCCCATATTTTCGAGATCTTCCAACAGGACGAAAATGCCACGATAGACCGCCACGCATACGGGGGATTGCTGCCGCTAATCACCAACGCCGTCTGCATCGAGGAGTTGGATGGCTATTCGTTTCAGTTTGTTGACCGGTTAAGGTTTCAAGAGGCAACCACCCGCCCGAACCATCGGCCCCCAGGCCAATTGTCCACAAGCCTGGTATACCTGAGAGAGTCCCATGAGGCTTACGAAATATCGCCACAAGCCCTTCAGCTCCTTTTGTTGTTTGAGGGAAGGAAGATGAATGTCCGCCAAGTCGCGGAAGAAGCCGCCCATGCCTTCGGTTTAGCCGACGGCTCAAGGGTTGCGGTGGAGATGCTGAAACTTTGCGCATCAGCCCGGCTATTTGAATGGTGCTCGAATCGTACCGATGGAATTGCCAGATATGCCGCTCCGGACTATTTTCCGAGGTGGTACACAGAAGAGAAGGCCTGAAGGAGTCCTCTTCTGCCGGAGTATCGCATTATCGATCCATGATCGCTTTCACTGCTTCCCAGTCGAGGCTCTGCAGCAAAGCCATGTTCGCCGCACAGCCGGCCGGGTTGCCGTCTTTTGAGGGCTTCGCCGCTGGACAGTCCCTCACCCAAACCGTCAGTAACTGGATTGCCGTGCGCGGCAGCGCCGGGTCGAAGTAGCTCCAATTGGGGCGGATCACCGGGCGGCATTGCGGCGTATCGATCGGCACAAAACTGACCGGCAGGCGCGTGTCCGGATTCGGGCTTCTCGATTGATCCATGTAGCAGGCTGGCGCCGCCTTCTGCTCGGCCGATAGGGACGCGAAATCGCGTTCGGCTTCCTTGACCTTGGCGATTGCATCGGCCCACCAGTGCCAATCCCTGTCCGGAGCCGCCCCTTCAGCCTGCTTGCACATTACTTCTTCACTGGTCCGGTCGAGCTGATCCATCTGCGCAAGAAACGCCGCGGGGTCTTTCTGGGATCGCGATGCAAGCTTGTAGTTCTCCTGCCGCTCCGCGCGGTGAGCCGGGGTGATATAGTCGGCGTAGTCCTTCCGCAACTCGGCCGCCTTCTTTTCGAATTCCGCAACCTTCTGCTTCCGTTGTGCCAGAATAAGCTTGAACGACTCCTCAAAGCTTACGGGCAGCCACAGGGGCCTGGAGTTCCTCTTCAGCACGACGATGTCGCCGAAGTGCGGCAGTCCGGCCAAATCCTTGAAGTGCCGCGGATGGAGCGAAACATCGGTAAGCTGGTCACTCCACTCCGTGGGATTTTCCACCCACATAGGCAGCATATTGACCTTGAACGCCATCAGGGTCGTTTCTCCGATTGTCGGAAGCAGTTTGCCGTTGTCATCAAACTCCTGCGGGAACGCGCCGAACCAGATGAGCGCCCTCAACGGGAAATCCCGCGCCTTCAGATCGTGCCGCTCGGGTAAATGAAATGGTTCGAAGTGGCCCGTAAGAATCGTGTTGTAGCCCACGGGCCGGCCCGCGACCGGCGAAGCCTTCAACAGTTCGCGGAGTTCCAGCATTTTGCCGACGAGCGCCTTCATCTCGGCGGCCGTCGCGCCGCCATGTTCCAAGTCGCCGCTTTGCCCCGCCCACTCCCACGCCTTCAGGAAGCCGGGCGTGGTGTAGGAATCCCGGAACCTTTTGGCCACAGCATCGTTACTAGAGCCGAGCAAGGCCGCAATCAGTGAAACAATCAATAATGATTTCATCATTAACCCCCTATTGGACCGCGCCTTATCCACTATTTAAATGGGCCAGTGAAGGAAAAAATGGCGCTTCCACCACTCACAATATTTTAATGGTTATGATCGCACAGTTACACATATATTGCCGCATGCCGCCACAAAGCCGTTTTGGCCGCGCGCCACGCTCCGGCGCCTTCGGGCCGGCTCGCATCCTATCCCGGCATCCATGCCGGGATGCGCTCCCTCACCGGCAGCGATGGGCCATAGAGTTCCCATCGTATTGGAAAATTCTTTAGGTAGGGGCGAATTCATTCGTCCATTGGCGCGTAGCGCCAAGTTAGGAGAGAGCTTTGATAGTATGTCCCCTTAAAGCCCGGCGCGGATTGTGCCCTTAAAGGGTATTTCCGCGACGGATTGTGAAAACAGTTCCGCCGCTCCGGTAAAATCCATTCCGCGCCTCCCTTTCTGGATTCCCGCCGGAGTTCATCCCCGCGAAGGCGGGGACGCAAATGATAGATAAATCGGCAGAGATTAGGCGGCGCGGCGATTTTTTATCAGCGTGGCGGCGACATAGAGGACGAAGGCTATGCCGCCCAATACCGACAGCAGCGTGCCGATACCCATCAAAGACATGCTGGCGAGAACGACCGGATTGTCGGTCCAGGCGGTGCCGGGGGTTTTGCGCGGCGCGCCGAAAATGCCGGAGACAAAAAGGCCGGAGATGAACAAAATCATCCCCACGCCATAGATGTAAGGCTGTGATTTCGCCAACCGGGGGAAGATGATGGCGAGGCCGTCCTTGGTGAGCATATGCCACGCAAAGCCCATCAGCGCCAGCGTCAGTGCGGTGACCGCGCCGTGGTAGTGCGCCGGCACGCGGGTATCGTTATCAAAACCGCCGTAGGCAATAAAAATGCCGTAGAGGTAAATGGCTATCGAGAAAAACAGAGCCACCGTCGTGGGGCTGCTGAAATCGCGCTTCACCTGCCGGAGGATATTGGCGATGTGCATGAAAAGCGGGATTCCAAGGCCGATACCATAGATGATCTCGGCCCCAATCCGCATCGGCCTGTCCATCGGATCCATGAAGAATAGAAGCGAAAAGAGCAGCACCGACGAAACGATAAACACCTTGTTGGCCGCTTTGAGCACGGGCCAGAATTTCAACTCGCCGCCGGTGTTCAGGCGCGCCAGCGCATACCAGACCGCCGCCAGCATCGAGCCGTTCAGGAACTGCTGGATGTGGCCGGGCGTCCAGAAGAGCCGTTCGTAATACATCTGCTGGGAATAATCGTTGATGTCCGGCCCCAGCTTGACGAGGCTCACCGCCACCGCCGCCGCCAGCACGATACCGATCATCACCCCCGCGCCGATGGCGTTCAACACCATGTCGTCGCTGGCAAGGTTCGCCGCGGCCTCTTTGGCGAAGCGGAATACGTTCAGCGAAAACCCGATGAAAAAAAGCGCGAGGCCGGCGAAGAAGACCGGATTCACCAGCGCCGGGACGTAGTTGTTCAGCACCGCGTCGCCGCCGCCGAACAGCGCGGTGAACGCCACCAACGCGGTGCCGATGCCCGCCAGCCAAAGCGCCGGCTTCAGCCCCCCGGTCTTAAGATGATAGCACCAGACCACCATGGTGGAGAGAAGGAGCCAAAAGAGGATGGCGAGGTTCACATGCCCCACCAGCGCGTGCTGAAAGTAGTTTTGGGGGAAATATTTTTCGGCGAACGGCGCGCGCGCCATGCCGATGAGAAACGCGAAGCCCCCGCCCAGTCCGAGCGAAACGATGGAAAGCATGAACCATTTGCCGTAATAGGAATTTCTCATGGTGCTCCCTTTACAGGTTGACCGCGTCGGCTATCATCGCGCCGAACACCACAACCAGATATATGTTCGAAAAATGGAAAATCGCCACCTCCTTGTCCCGGTTGGAAAACACGAAGCGCGCCGTCAAGGCTATATACACCAGGGTCATCGCCATCGCCGTGGCGAGATACCACTTTCCCGCCATGCCAACCTGATACGGCAGAACCATCATCGGCAAATGCACCAGCACATACGCCATGATCCGCCTCTTGGTCGGCTCCACACCCATCGCCACCGCGTGATTCGGCACGCCGGCGCGGGCATAATCCTCGCGGTATTTCAGCGCGAGCGACCAGAAGTGCGGCTGCTGCCAAACCACGATGATAAGGAAAAGAACCACGGCATGAATATCGATGCCGCCGTGGGCCGCCGCGTAGCCGATAAGCGGCGGCATGGCGCCGGCGATGCCGCCGATATGGGTGGCGAACGGCGTGTGCCGCTTCAGAAAGAGCGAGTAGAGAACCACATAAATGAAAACCGCCATGCCGGTCAATAGCGTCGCCTGCGCGCCGACGGCGATTTTCATGATGATCAGCGACGCCAGCACCAGCCCGGTGCCGATAAAATAAGCGGCGCTGGCGGATACCGCGCCGGAGGGGAGCGACCGCCCTTTGGTGCGGTTCATCACCGAATCGATGTCGCGGTCGATGAAGTTATTGAGCACCGCGGAACCGGCGGTGGAGAGCGCCAGCCCCAAGAGGGTCCAGAAAGCAATCCGGGTATGAAGGACGCCGTGGCCCCCCAAATAGAGGCCGGTGATGCCGGATACGATAACCAGCGCGACAATCCCCGGCTTCGGGAGGATCATCAATCCCGTGAACTGCTTTTTATCCAAGAAAATCCCCGCTTGGGCCATGAGACATTATTTTTCAGCCGCCCGCGCGCCCGTCATGCCCGGCGCGCCAAGCCAGGCGGTCCAGCCCAGCAGGGCGAAGCCGGCCGCGCCATGCATGACCAGCAGGGGGAGGAACATGACCGTCTGTACGATGCCGATGCCGATGGACGCCTGCAGCAGCACCAGCCCAAAGGTGATCGCATCGCGGCGCGCGGGAGCGCCCGCCTTGCGCGCGGCAGTAAATTTCCACAGCGTAACGCCGAAAATGACATACGCGATCAGGCGATGCGTGTAATGCAACAGCACTTCAAACGAGAAACTGGGCGGCAGGATGCTCCCTTGGCAGAGCGGCCAATCGGGGCAGGCCATCGACGCGTTCGCATAACGCACAACGATGCCGATGACGATCTGCGCGAATGTCAGGACGAACAGGAAGATGTAAAAGCGGTCGGCGGCCTCCGCCGCGCGGGACGAAACGGAATGGTAAGCGATAATCAATGTGGCGAAAATGATGGTGGAAGAAATGATGTGGCTGCTTACCACCGCGATACGCTTGAAGGAATCGAGCAACGGCGCGTCGACGATGATGATGGCGCCGCCAAGCAAAATGGCCGCCACGATCGTAACCACCGCCACCTTGAGGAAGAAGCGTATGGCGGGGCCGGCTTTTTTCCAGGTGAGGAACGCGGCGGCGAGAATCAGAAAGCCGGTAACGCCGCCGATGAGGCGGTGCCCCCACTCGATCCATACGGATATCGCCTTGGGAGGATTCACCGTGCCGTAGCAGAGCGGCCAGTCGGGGCAGGCCATGCCGGAGCCGGTTGTCGTCACCACGTTGCCAAAAATCATGAGGATGTACGTGAATGCGATGGCAAGGCCGAGAACCAGCTTGTCCTTGCCTGAATAACCGGTAGCCACGTTGTTGTTCATCTGTGTGTCCTTGTTAATCAGTTGACAAAAAAACCGCCGCCCATGCAAGCCAAGCGGCCCATTCCCCGTAGATCACCCAAAATACGGTCAGGCGTATTTTACAATGTCCCCCACCTAAAAAATACGGGATTATTTGCCGGGGCCGCACGGCGCTCAATCCGGGAAAAAACCTCCCGGAACGCCCGCCTTGAAATAAAGAAAATCCCGGGGTTGACGAACGGGCGGGGCGGTGATTAAACTATGCGCTTCATGAACACCAAAAAAATTGAACGGGCCATTCTCTCGGTATCCGACAAAACGGGACTTATCGACCTGGCGCGCGCGCTCAGGGACGCGGGGGTCGAGATCCTTTCCACCGGCGGCACCGCCAAATCGCTGACCGGCAACGGCATCCCGGTGGTGAAAATATCCGACCACACCGGCTCGCCGGAGATCATGGACGGGCGCGTAAAGACGCTG encodes:
- a CDS encoding cbb3-type cytochrome c oxidase subunit I, coding for MRNSYYGKWFMLSIVSLGLGGGFAFLIGMARAPFAEKYFPQNYFQHALVGHVNLAILFWLLLSTMVVWCYHLKTGGLKPALWLAGIGTALVAFTALFGGGDAVLNNYVPALVNPVFFAGLALFFIGFSLNVFRFAKEAAANLASDDMVLNAIGAGVMIGIVLAAAVAVSLVKLGPDINDYSQQMYYERLFWTPGHIQQFLNGSMLAAVWYALARLNTGGELKFWPVLKAANKVFIVSSVLLFSLLFFMDPMDRPMRIGAEIIYGIGLGIPLFMHIANILRQVKRDFSSPTTVALFFSIAIYLYGIFIAYGGFDNDTRVPAHYHGAVTALTLALMGFAWHMLTKDGLAIIFPRLAKSQPYIYGVGMILFISGLFVSGIFGAPRKTPGTAWTDNPVVLASMSLMGIGTLLSVLGGIAFVLYVAATLIKNRRAA
- a CDS encoding heme A synthase → MNNNVATGYSGKDKLVLGLAIAFTYILMIFGNVVTTTGSGMACPDWPLCYGTVNPPKAISVWIEWGHRLIGGVTGFLILAAAFLTWKKAGPAIRFFLKVAVVTIVAAILLGGAIIIVDAPLLDSFKRIAVVSSHIISSTIIFATLIIAYHSVSSRAAEAADRFYIFLFVLTFAQIVIGIVVRYANASMACPDWPLCQGSILPPSFSFEVLLHYTHRLIAYVIFGVTLWKFTAARKAGAPARRDAITFGLVLLQASIGIGIVQTVMFLPLLVMHGAAGFALLGWTAWLGAPGMTGARAAEK
- the cyoE gene encoding protoheme IX farnesyltransferase, yielding MDKKQFTGLMILPKPGIVALVIVSGITGLYLGGHGVLHTRIAFWTLLGLALSTAGSAVLNNFIDRDIDSVMNRTKGRSLPSGAVSASAAYFIGTGLVLASLIIMKIAVGAQATLLTGMAVFIYVVLYSLFLKRHTPFATHIGGIAGAMPPLIGYAAAHGGIDIHAVVLFLIIVVWQQPHFWSLALKYREDYARAGVPNHAVAMGVEPTKRRIMAYVLVHLPMMVLPYQVGMAGKWYLATAMAMTLVYIALTARFVFSNRDKEVAIFHFSNIYLVVVFGAMIADAVNL